The Sporosarcina ureae genomic sequence CTTCCATAAATCCTAACTCATTCATGTCTTGGGATGCTGGATGAAGTTTAATATGATCAAAGACAACAAGTTGACCTTCCATATAAATCTCCGTTTTCAAACGGAGCATGTCGTAGCTGAATTTTCTTCCTTCCGGTGACCAACCTGGAGTCAATATATCAGAATACAGAAAAGTTGCTCCCTTTTCCATATACACACTATTTTTCTGATAACAACTGGCATCCTCGTATGCAATCAGTGCATCCGGTAAGTACTCTAAATAACTGTCTTTTTTCAGATGAAAGACGGTCTCTTGGTATACTTGCTTGGTCGGCGTTTTATATACTTTCGTCGCTGACTGAGTCGTCAACGTTAGCATTGCCTGTTCACCCAGTGTGACTTTCATTTGATACCGATCACCATCTAAATAACCACCGCCAGGATTCAATAAGTAATAGCATGGATAACTATTCTTATTGAAATAGACGGGACGCATTACTTTAAATGCGCCTTGAAAGTAGACACTTTTCGCCACGGAGCGGCCTAGCCGATTTTCCATGACGAGGTCAAGAACACCTGTCCATTCAGACATCTTGTCCTAGTCCTTTTAACAACGCATGCTTCCTGACCCACTCTACTACTTCATCTAGTCCCTGATCATCTTTTAAATTAGTAAAAAAGAACGGTTTATTCCCTCTAAATATTTTCGTGTCAGATTCCATTACCTCAAGTCTTGCCCCGACATATGGTGCCAAATCTGTTTTGTTAATAATAAACAAATCAGATTTAATCATTCCTTGTCCACCTTTACGTGGGATTTTTTCACCTTGCGCCACGTCAATTATATAAATGGAAAAGTCTACGAGTTCCGGACTAAACGTAGCTGCTAGGTTATCGCCGCCACTCTCTACAAAAATCAACTCGACGTCGGGATGCTTTTCCTTCAGTTCATTAATTGCTGCGAAGTTCATCGAGGCATCTTCACGAATCGCCGTATGTGGGCAGCCTCCTGTTTCCACACCTACAATACGGTCTTCAGGAAGAATACCGTTCGCTACTAAAAATTTAGCATCTTCTTTCGTATATATATCATTAGTAATGACTGCCATACTCACTTCGCCATCTAAAGCGCGTGTGAGTTTTTCGACAAGCATTGTTTTTCCTGCACCAACTGGTCCACCGACACCTATTTTAATTGGTCCCATTCTAAGCACATCCTTATCATCAATTTCATTCTGTTCATTATGAACTAAAAATACGTATTCCAACACGTTCGTGTTGCATTTGTGAAAGCTCGAGTCCTGGTGATACAATACCAAACTCTTCTTGATCTAACTTCATTATTTTGTCTGTTGTTTGCTGAAGTTGTTGTTGAAAAGTATAAATAATTTTCTGTCCTGCAGTTTGTCCAAGCGGGATAGCCCGTACAGCGTTTTGCACGAGACTAACAACCGTCGAGTATAAATAATATAAAATCGTTGTATTCTTTTCTACTTGTAAGTGATGTCCAATCATCGTAAAAACAATAGCGGGATGGCCAAAAGCTTGTTTATCACGAATTTTCTGCGTGTAGGTAGATAATACCGGTATTTTGTAAATGGATTCTGCAATATCTAACATCCTATCGCCCATACGCTGTGTACCATCGCGGGATTCGCGGGCAAGATTCTGCACAGTCAATATGCGATCCAGTTCCCAAATCTTATCAAGTTCATTCATATCCAATGCATCATAAGCGAGTCTAACAGCTAAGCCGTCTGCATATGCAAGCTGTTCATGCACATAGACATTTAACCACTCAGAAAATGTATTAGCATCGATAACCTTGTCGTTCTGGATATAAGTTTCTAGCCCGAATGATTGACTAAAAGAGCCTATGGGAAAACTAGAATCGCATAGCTGTAACAAGGATAATGCATGGTTAGTCATGGCTATGCCCAATATGACGGAAAGCCTTTGCAACTTTTCGCTCTTCTCTCTTGAATGGAATATCCATTTCTCGCAGCAAATCTTCAACTAAATAATCATATTGCACGAGCATATCTTCATCCTCAAATTGCGCAGGTAAATGACGATTTCCAAGTTGATGAGCAATCGTTCCCATTTCAAGCATCGTCCGCGGGCTAATAATAATTAAATCATCAGAAAGGACATCAACCAAAATAATATTCTTATCATCCATAAACAGAATGTCTCCCGCTTCCAAATCACGCGGGCTATTTAATCGAATACCAATTTCACGTCCATGATCGGTTTCTACGCGTTGAATTCTCTTCATTAAATGTGCACTTTCTAAGTACACTTTCTCTTTATGACGACTTTCATACTCACTTGGATCTAAATCCCTGACGTTCATTAAGACTTCTTCTATAATCATTTTCTTCACCTCAGAATAGGAAATAGCGTTGCCCCATTGGCACTTCGTCAACTGGGTCGCATGTTATATGCTTTCCATCGATTTTTACTTCATACGTTTGTGGATCTACTTCAATATGTGGCGTAGCTGTATTTAACTTCATATCCTTTTTTGTAAGACTCCGTATATTACGGACAGGGAGTACCACTTTTTCAAGTCCAAGCTTCTCTTTGATTCCTTGATCATATGCGATCTGCGAAACAAATGTAATGGAACTTTGCGACAGTGCTTTCCCGAGCGTGGCATACATCGGGCGATAAATCATTGGTTGCGGTGTAGGAATCGTTGCATTCGCATCGCCCATTAAGCTAAAGACCGCCATTCCACTTTTCAAGATCATCTCCGGTTTGACTCCAAAGAACTTCGGATCCCACAAGACAAGGTCCGCTATTTTCCCAATTTCAATTGAACCGATATACTCCGATACGCCATGAGCAATAGCAGGATTGATCGTATATTTAGCGACATAGCGTTTTACCCGATTATTATCCGAATACTCACTGTCACCTTCCATGACCCCAAGTTGCTTTTTCATTTTATGAGCTACTTGCCATGTACGAAGTGCAACTTCACCGATACGGCCCATCGCCTGAGAATCGGAGCTTGTCATACTAAAGACACCCAAGTCTTGTAAAACATCTTCCGCAGCAATCGTTTCGTTACGGATGCGTGAATCCGCAAATGCAATATCTTCTGGCACGGATGGATTTAAGTTATGGGCAACCATGACCATATCCAAATGCTCATCAATCGTATTAATCGTATACGGCAATGTCGGATTGGTAGAAGCCGGCAACACATTCATCATACCTGCAGATTTAATTAAATCGGGAGCATGTCCGCCTCCTGCACCTTCCGTATGGTACATATGGATACCACGACCATCAATCGCTTTAATCGTATCTTCAAAAAATCCCGATTCATTTAATGTATCCGCGTGAAGTGCGACTTGTACATCATATTCATCAGCAATTCGTAATGCATGATCAAGAACGGATGGTGTCGCCCCCCAATCTTCATGGACTTTCAAACCAATCGCTCCAGCAATTATTTGTTCCGCTAAGGGAGCTCCCGCAGCCGCATGCCCTTTACCTGTTAAACCAATATTGATTGGTTGTCCATCTAAAGCCTTAAGCATTGAATGAAGATGCCAAGCACCCGGTGTGGCAGTCGTAGCTCTAGAACCATCTCCTGGTCCAGCTCCACCGCCGATTAATGTGGTTGTCCCAGCCGTAAGTGCAACATCTACTTGCGCAGGATTAATGAAATGTACGTGCGTATCAATTGCACCAGCCGTAATAATCTTACCTTCTCCCGAAATAATTTCAGTGGAAGCTCCAATAATAATATCTACTTTGTCTTGAACAAGCGGATTACCTGCTTTACCAATACCTGAAATTTTACCGTCACGAATTGCTAGGTCAGCTTTATATATCCCCGTATAGTCAAGAACGATAACATTCGTAATGACTGTATCAGGGACTCGTTCATCTTCTTCGCGCGTAATGAATGGATGTTGCCCCATTCCATCACGAATGACTTTCCCACCACCAAACACAACTTCTTCTCCGTATTTAGTAAAATCTTTTTCAATTTGGATGAATAAATTTGTATCTGCTAGTCGAACAGAGTCTCCAGTTGTCGGCCCGAACATTTGAGCATATTGCTCTCTATCCATTTTAAAACTCATTTCGTATTCCCGCCTTCCAATGGTCCGTCTACTTTATTATGAAATCCGTAAACTTCTCTTTCTCCAGCATAGTCAATTAGCTGCACTTCTTTTTCATCACCCGGTTCAAAACGAACAGCAGCACCTGCCGGTATATTGAGGCGTTTACCGTACGTCACTTCCCGATCAAAATTCAGGGCAAGATTTACTTCATAGAAATGGTAATGAGAACCGACTTGGATGGGTCTGTCACCATGATTAATAACTTGTACATGTATACTTTCTGCGCCTTCATTACAGATGATCGGTTCATCTTTTAAAATATATTCGCCTGGTATCATCGTTGTCTCCCCTTTCTTTTTATAAACAATCTATCTTATCGGATTATGCACTGTGACCAACTTCGTCCCATCCGGGAATGTTGCCTCAACTTGGATATCATCGATCATTTCTGGAATACCATCCATTACATCTTCACGGGATAAAATTGTCGCGCCATAAGCCATAAGTTCTGCTACTGTTTTACCATCTCTGGCACCTTCCATCACTTCATATGTAATAAGAGCCATTGCTTCTGGATGATTCAATTTAAGCCCTCGTTCCCTTCGTCTTCTGGCAACGTCTGCAGCAACAACAATCATTAATTTATCAATTTCGCGCGGTAGTAATCGCATTGTTCAACCTCCTAAAATAATATATTGCAGTAAACTTTTATCTCCAAATAAATTAAAACTGTTGAATATTCTATAAAGTGTAAAAAATTATGTCAGCCTACTTTACTCTTTCAATCGTTCCACACATTTTTATTCATTCATACAGTTCAATTGGACTAAAACGAGTATGAATAGAAAAATACAACTTGTCACAGTTTACCCAAATGCAAGTTAGCATAAACGTCACCTGTATAACACTTTTCTGACAAATGATTATTGTTATTTGAAGAAATGGTTTCTTTCTAGTTAGCTCTAATTTCGTATCATATAAATTAGTAACGAGATGTTTATTAAATGGTCTAGTCGCAGTTGAATCGTTAATGACTCATTACATCAGGGGGTGATCCGTGAGTCTCTCAAATATCTTGAACAACTGGATATGAAGGGTGGTCTACTTTCCTTATCACAAAGTTTTAGAAAGTAATTTGGAGTTACTGCTACTAATTTATTGTACAGTTTCTCGGTGAAGATTCAAGTGTTCCCGCTTACGAAAGGAGCTGACAAGTTATCTACTTACAAAAGTACAACTAAAACAGATTTTATTGCAGTTAAAATGCTTAAATCACATCTCGTCATATAGTCATTTGGTATAAAGAAATTCACATATGATAAGTGATGCGAAGTATGATAAATTAGCAAACCGATACCCATAGAGCTTGCAGGGTTTACTGCACAACTAGTAGTAAATTTTCATCCCTAAATACAGAATACAGGACGTAAAAAAGCCCTTCTCATAAAATAATGAGAAGAGCTTTTGAAAAAACAAATTAACGTTTTGAGAACTGAGGTGCACGACGAGCGCCGCGAAGACCTGGTTTCTTACGTTCCTTCATACGTGGGTCACGTGTTAGGAATCCTGCTGATTTAAGTGCTGCACGGAAATCAGGATCTACAGTAAGCAATGCACGAGCAACGCCGTGACGGATTGCGCCTGCTTGACCTGTGTAACCTCCACCGTTAACGTTAACGTGGATATCATAGCTTCCAAGTGTTTCCGTTGTAACTAGTGGTTGTTTAATGATTTCACGAAGTGTTTCGAATGGTACGTAGTCCTCTACGTCACGATTATTGACGACAATTTTGCCTTCGCCAGGAATTAGACGTACACGAGCTACTGAACTTTTACGACGGCCAGTGCCGATATATTGTACTTGTGCCAAGTGGGTTTCCTCCTCTTAATTAACCGCGAAGCTCGAAAGCTTCTGGTTTTTGTGCGATATGCTGATGCTCTGGACCAGCGTATACATGTAATTTCTTAATTGTTTGACGACCTAGAGGACCGTTTGGAAGCATTCCTTTAATCGCAAGTTCAAGCATTTTTACAGGGTAGTTAGTACGCATCTCAAGAGCAGTACGTGACTTAAGGCTACCTGTGTAACCAGAGTGACGGTGGTATAATTTATCTTTCAATTTATTACCTGTCAAATGGATTTTTTCAGCGTTGATGATGATGACGTGATCACCTGTATCAACATGTGGTGTAAACGTCGGTTTATGTTTACCGCGTAAAAGAGTTGCAACTTCTGAAGCAAGACGACCAAGCGTTTGTCCTTCAGCGTCGACAACTAGCCATTTACGTTCGACTTCGTGACCTTTAGCCATGAATGTTGTGCGCATATTGTATTTCCTCCTAAAATATCAAATCTGTTCCCTTGTTTTCTCTATCCCTAAACACAAATAAACTTCCGGGGCTTGTTTGTGGGGTTATTGAAATACCATTTATCATGTTACCCTTTATTGTCAATAAAGTCAAGCGTTTTTATGAATACACCAGGATTAGTTGCCATGAGTTCAATAAGTAACTTCTAGTAAGTACAAACCGTGTGCTGCCGCTGTCTTCCCTGCTCTTTGACGATCTTTCGCCTCGAGAATTTTCTGGATATCTTCTGGCTCGTCCCAACCAATACCGACCGCCAGCAAAGCACCCGCAATCGTCCGGACCATATTGTAAAGAAATCCATCACCTTCCACTTCAAGAATCAGTTCATCTTGATGACGTTCAAGTGTTAGTTTTCGGATCGTACGGACTTTATTCGAAGTAGCAGTCTTCGCCGAACAGAAACTTGTGAAATCATGTGTGCCGATTAAATAGGCAGCACCTGCATTCATTCGTTCTACATCTGGATTCCATCTACCTAAATGGACAGCAAAATTACGTTCGAATGGACTTTGTAATTCTCCATAGGACCATTTATATCGATACGTTTTACCTTTTGCACCGTAACGCGCATGGAATTCTTCAGACACCTGTTCAATCGCAGTTATGCGTACGTCTTTAGGTAGAAGCACATTTAATGCCATCAGCCATCGATCACCTAAATCAAGAGGTGTGTCAAAATGGATAACCTGACCTAACGCATGAACACCAGCATCGGTTCGTCCGCTTGCTACTGCGTGTGATGTAGAATCTTTATGCAATTTAACAAGTGCCTTATCGATCTCTGCTTGAACTGTCCGCATGCCTGGCTGAGATTGATAGCCAGCAAAGTTCGTACCGTCATACGAAACAGTCGCTTTCATTCGTTTCAATTTATTCACTTCCTTACCCATAGCAATACACCTACTAATAGCACAAAAGCGATTAGGACAGCAGTATCCCTCATATGCCAAGACAGCTGACGGAACCTTGTGCGACCTTCCCCACCACGGTAACCACGCACTTCCATTGCAATTGCCAAATCTTCTGCACGCTTAAATGCACTAACAAATAGCGGTACAAGCAAAGGAATGACTGCCTGTATCCGTTCTTTGATGGAACCGGTACTTAAATCAGATCCTCTTGCTAGTTGTGCCTTTAATATTTTATCTGTTTCGTCCATAAGAGTTGGAATGAAACGTAGAGAAATGGACATCATCAACGCTAATTCATGTACGGGCAATTTCAGCTTTTTAAACGGATTGAGTAGTGTTTCCAATCCATCCGTAATTGAGATCGGTGAAGTGGTTAACGTCAATACTGTCGTAATCAAAACAAGGACCAAAAATCGGATAGATATGAATATACCCATTCGCAATCCTTCTTCATAAATTTTAATAAACTTCCATTCAAATATAATGGGTCCTTCGCGTGTGAAGAAAATATGTAATAAAAGAGTAAAAATGATTAAAAAGATGACCGGTTTCAACCCGTTGATTAGAAAATATGGTCTGATTCTAGCAAGTGCAATGACAAACGCCGTGAAACCAAGCAAAATGGCATAAGACACTACGTTATTTGCCAAGAACACTGCTACTACAAACAGAAAGACAAAGAGTAATTTGGAACGCGGATCCATACGATGCACAATAGATGTACCGGGAATAAAACGGCCAATAATCATTTTTTCTAACATGGCCGCTCCCCTTTTCTTGCAATGGCTTTTGCTAGTTCTTGCGCCAATACTTCTTCCGTAAGTGCAATACGATCAAAACGCTGTCCACTCATCCTTTCTACTTCACGTTGAAAACGCACAGAACGCGGGACGCTGAGTCGAAATGAATGGAGTTCCTCTTCCAGACTATATATATCTTCAGGCGTCCCTTCCATCACGGCTGTCCCCTCATGCATCACCAGAATCCGATCACTGTAGCGTGCGGCGTCTTCCATACTATGTGTAACGAGGATAGTCGTTAAACTCTCTGTCTTATGCAAATGATGGAACAACTCCATAATTTCTTTACGACCTTTAGGGTCTAGCCCTGCTGTCGGCTCGTCAAGGACTAAGACAGACGGTTTGAACGCAAGGACACCTGCAATGGCAACACGCCGCATTTGACCTCCTGATAGCTCAAAAGGAGACTTTTGCAACACATCTTCAGGCAGACCTAAAAGCTTTACTAGTTCATGTGCGCGAGACCTTGCTACCTCTTTCGGCACACCAAAATTGATAGGACCGAACATAATATCTTTTTCAACTGTCTCTTCAAATAACTGATGTTCAGGAAACTGAAACACAATCCCTACTTGGTGTCGAACTTCTTTCATCTGCTTACCTTTAGTCTGTGCAGTAATCATCGTGTCACCTATTTTGACAATACCCTCAGACGGCTTTAGCAAACCATTCAAATGAAGCAATAATGTCGATTTCCCTGATCCTGTATGACCAATGATTGACGTATAAGAACCTGAAGGGATTGTAGCTGTCACGTCCTGCAAGGCACGTTTCTCAAACGGTGAATCTTTAGCGTATAAGTAGCCTACTTGCTGAAGTGAAATGTCCACAATTCATTCACCAACTCTTCTTCTGTCATATGATTGCTTTCCAACTCTACGCCAGCTATTTTTAATAACTCAGAAACACGTAAAGCAAACGGCAGATCGAGTCCAACCTGTTCAAGTTCAGTACCTTGTTGAAAGATTTCCTGCGGTGTACCTACCATCAAGACTTGTCCTTCATTCATAACCAATATACGATCTGCCAATAACACTTCTTCCAAGTCATGCGTAATGGATAACACAGTCAGTCCGATTTCAGACCGTAATTTCTTGACGATCTCGATTACTTCTTCACGTCCTTGGGGATCCAACATGGAAGTGGCTTCATCTAGAATAAGCAGTTCAGGATGCAAAGCTAATGCACCTGCAATCGCCACACGCTGCTTCTGCCCACCTGAGAGATGATGCGGCTCATGATTGATGTATTCTGTCATCTTCACCTGCTCCAGAGCCTCATGAACACGTTTTACCATCATGTCGTGTGGTACGCCATTGTTTTCAAGTGCAAATGCTACATCATCCTGCACCGTTGAACCGACAAACTGGTTATCAGGGTTCTGAAAGACAATGCCCATACGGGAACGTGTCTCCCAAAGATTTTCTTCTGATAGTCGTTCAGAAAAGAGATGTACTTCACCTGACGAAGGAAACATCAAGCCAATCAATAGCTTGGCTAACGTCGACTTACCAGAACCGTTATGTCCTACAACTGCCAGCCATTCTCCTTCATACAAAGTGAAAGATATATCATGTAATGCTTTAGTTGACATAAGCGAAGATTCCTCTTCTTCAATCTCGTAAGAAAAGTCAACGTGGTGCATCGACGCTATTTCCTTCATCTGGATTCCTCCTCTTAGATGTTGTTATGAATCACTATAATTCTTATGTACTCCATTATTCTTATGTATAAAAAAAAAGCGCGTACCTCATCTAAGGAATGCGCCTTTGAAAACGAAAATGCCGGGTGCTCATGCCGACATCTCAGATGAGGTACGTAGAGCTAGACCAGTCGATTACTCGCGGATCATAACACTCAGCTTTTATGTCGTATAAATCTCGTACTTGTAATAAAAGGGTGTGCTGTGCGTGACAGACACACCCTCGAAGTGTTGGAATTACACCAGTTCGATAATAACTACTGGTGCGCCATCGCCACGGCGAGGTCCCATTTTCATTATACGTGTATAACCGCCTTGGCGATCTGCATAACGTGGTGCTACTGTATCAAAAAGTTTTTGAAGTGCAAACACTGTTGCTTCTTCGCCTTCTGCGTTTTCAACAGTCACCTTTTCACGACGAATATATTCAGCCGCTTGACGACGTGCATGAAGATCTCCACGTTTTCCAAGAGTGATCATCTTTTCAACTACTTTACGTAATTCTTTCGCACGTGTTTCAGTTGTCTGGATGCGCTCGTGAATAATAAGATCTGTCGTTAAGTCGCGAAGCATTGCTTTACGTTGTGAACTTGTGCGTCCAAGTTTTCTGTATCCCATTTGAAGTTACCCTCCTTCAATATATGTCAGTTACTCTTCAGAGCGTAACTCAAGGTTTAGCTCATCCAATTTAGCCTTCACTTCTTCAAGCGATTTACGGCCTAAGTTTCGCACTTTCATCATTTCGTCTTCAGACTTGTTAGCAAGTTCTAAAACCGTATTGATGCCTGCACGCTTCAAGCAGTTATAAGATCGAACAGAAAGATCAAGTTCTTCAATCGTCATTTCCAGAACCTTTTCTTTTTGGTCTTCTTCTTTTTCTACCATGATTTCTGCAGTTTGTGCTTCGTCAGTCATACCAACGAATATATTCAAATGCTCTGTAAGAATCTTAGCTCCAAGCGATACTGCCTCTTTAGGACCTATGCTTCCATCTGTCCATACATCGAGTGTCAACTTATCAAAGTTGGTACTTTGTCCGACGCGAGTGTTTTCAACTTGGAAATTAACGCGTGATACAGGAGTGTAAATCGAGTCAATTGGAATCACACCAATCGCTAGATCCTCACGTTTGTTTTGATCGGAAGGAACATATCCGCGTCCACGTACAGCATACATACGCATACGTAAATGTCCATTTTTACCGAGAGTAGCAATCGGGAGATCTGGATTTAATACTTCAACATCACTATCATGTGTGATGTCTGCAGCCGTCACGACGCCTTCACCTTTCACATCGATCTCAATAACTTTCTCATCATCTGAGTAAATTTTGAGTGCTAGTTTCTTCACATTCAAAATAACTGTAGATACGTCTTCGACGACACCTTCAATTGTAGCGAATTCATGAAGTACACCATCGATTTGAATAGATGTCACAGCAGCTCCTGGTAATGAAGACAAGAGAATGCGGCGCAAGGAATTCCCTAAGGTATTTCCATATCCACGCTCTAAAGGTTCGATAATAAACTTACCGAACTGTGAATCTTCACCGATCGTTACTGTTTCAATCTTTGGTTTTTCAATCTCGATCATTTATTTACCCTCCTCAAAACGTCTCTATATTGGTTTAACCTTATTGAATTCACTGATAATAGATAGTCTATTTCAACAGTATTAACAAAAATTGTCTTTCTTAATCCAATAGATTCAAACCGATTATACGCGACGACGTTTTGGCGGGCGACAACCATTGTGTGGAACTGGAGTTACGTCTCTGATTGCAGTAACTTCAAGACCTGCAGCTTGTAGTGAACGGATAGCCGCTTCACGACCAGCACCTGGGCCTTTAACTGTTACTTCCAATGATTTCAAACCATGTTCCATTGCTGTTTTCGCTGCAGTTTCAGCAGCCATTTGTGCAGCAAACGGAGTAGATTTACGGGAACCTCTAAAGCCAAGTGCACCAGCGCTAGACCATGAAAGTGCATTACCGTGGCTATCCGTGATAGTTACGATAGTGTTATTGAACGTTGAACGGATATGTGCAATACCAGTCTCAATATTCTTTTTTACACGACGTTTACGAGTTTGTTGTTTACGTGCCATGTTGGAAAGAACCCTCCTTTACCTATTATTTTTTCTTGTTAGCCATTGTGCGTTTAGGACCCTTACGCGTACGTGCATTGTTTTTCGTGTTTTGTCCACGAACAGGCAATCCACGACGGTGACGGATTCCACGGTTACTACCGATTTCCATCAAACGCTTGATGTTTAGAGAAGTTTCACGACGAAGATCTCCTTCTACTTTCAAGCCGTCAATTTGTTCACGAATCTTATCAAGTTCAGCGTCAGTTAAATCACGAACGCGAGTCTCTTGAGAAACATCAGCTGCAGTTAAAATTGATTGTGCAGTTGTTTTACCAATACCGAATATATATGTCAATGAAATGACAACGCGCTTATCGCGCGGAACGTCTACACCAGCAATACGTGCCATATAAGTTGTGCACCTCCTTGTGTTTTAGCCTTGTCTTTGTTTATGCTTTGGATTTTCACAGATTACCATTACCCGGCCGCGTCTACGAATAACTTTACATTTTTCGCAGATCGGTTTTACAGATGGTCTTACTTTCATCCTACCCAACCTCCTTCAATATTTCGGGAGTGCAAAAGTTTATTTGAAACGGTATGTGATACGACCACGTGTTAAATCGTAAGGTGAAAGTTCCAATGTCACCTTGTCGCCTGGCAGAATACGAATAAAGTGCATACGAATTTTACCTGACACGTGTGCAAGCACAGTATGTCCGTTTTCTAACTCCACTTTAAACATCGCATTCGGCAACGTTTCAAGAACAGTTCCTTCTACCTCAATTACGTCGTCCTTCGCCATCAATCCTGTCTCCCTTCTATATCCAATAAAGGCTTTCACCATCGAGCGGCATCAGTTGCCTTCAAAAGGCTTCCTTCAACATATGTCCAGTTAGCATGAGTGATGTTCGAAAGACGTCTGCCACATTTCGCTGTTTCGCATAAATTGCGAATGAGATCCTTTATTGCCCTCGTTGCAGTGCCAATTATATATTATACTGCCATTGGCAATAGAATGCATGTCAGAACTACCAAGGAATTAATGATAAACTCTCATTTATC encodes the following:
- a CDS encoding energy-coupling factor ABC transporter ATP-binding protein — its product is MDISLQQVGYLYAKDSPFEKRALQDVTATIPSGSYTSIIGHTGSGKSTLLLHLNGLLKPSEGIVKIGDTMITAQTKGKQMKEVRHQVGIVFQFPEHQLFEETVEKDIMFGPINFGVPKEVARSRAHELVKLLGLPEDVLQKSPFELSGGQMRRVAIAGVLAFKPSVLVLDEPTAGLDPKGRKEIMELFHHLHKTESLTTILVTHSMEDAARYSDRILVMHEGTAVMEGTPEDIYSLEEELHSFRLSVPRSVRFQREVERMSGQRFDRIALTEEVLAQELAKAIARKGERPC
- a CDS encoding energy-coupling factor ABC transporter ATP-binding protein, whose product is MKEIASMHHVDFSYEIEEEESSLMSTKALHDISFTLYEGEWLAVVGHNGSGKSTLAKLLIGLMFPSSGEVHLFSERLSEENLWETRSRMGIVFQNPDNQFVGSTVQDDVAFALENNGVPHDMMVKRVHEALEQVKMTEYINHEPHHLSGGQKQRVAIAGALALHPELLILDEATSMLDPQGREEVIEIVKKLRSEIGLTVLSITHDLEEVLLADRILVMNEGQVLMVGTPQEIFQQGTELEQVGLDLPFALRVSELLKIAGVELESNHMTEEELVNELWTFHFSK
- the rplQ gene encoding 50S ribosomal protein L17; its protein translation is MGYRKLGRTSSQRKAMLRDLTTDLIIHERIQTTETRAKELRKVVEKMITLGKRGDLHARRQAAEYIRREKVTVENAEGEEATVFALQKLFDTVAPRYADRQGGYTRIMKMGPRRGDGAPVVIIELV
- a CDS encoding DNA-directed RNA polymerase subunit alpha; this translates as MIEIEKPKIETVTIGEDSQFGKFIIEPLERGYGNTLGNSLRRILLSSLPGAAVTSIQIDGVLHEFATIEGVVEDVSTVILNVKKLALKIYSDDEKVIEIDVKGEGVVTAADITHDSDVEVLNPDLPIATLGKNGHLRMRMYAVRGRGYVPSDQNKREDLAIGVIPIDSIYTPVSRVNFQVENTRVGQSTNFDKLTLDVWTDGSIGPKEAVSLGAKILTEHLNIFVGMTDEAQTAEIMVEKEEDQKEKVLEMTIEELDLSVRSYNCLKRAGINTVLELANKSEDEMMKVRNLGRKSLEEVKAKLDELNLELRSEE
- the rpsK gene encoding 30S ribosomal protein S11; this encodes MARKQQTRKRRVKKNIETGIAHIRSTFNNTIVTITDSHGNALSWSSAGALGFRGSRKSTPFAAQMAAETAAKTAMEHGLKSLEVTVKGPGAGREAAIRSLQAAGLEVTAIRDVTPVPHNGCRPPKRRRV
- the rpsM gene encoding 30S ribosomal protein S13, producing the protein MARIAGVDVPRDKRVVISLTYIFGIGKTTAQSILTAADVSQETRVRDLTDAELDKIREQIDGLKVEGDLRRETSLNIKRLMEIGSNRGIRHRRGLPVRGQNTKNNARTRKGPKRTMANKKK
- the rpmJ gene encoding 50S ribosomal protein L36, with the translated sequence MKVRPSVKPICEKCKVIRRRGRVMVICENPKHKQRQG
- the infA gene encoding translation initiation factor IF-1, translated to MAKDDVIEVEGTVLETLPNAMFKVELENGHTVLAHVSGKIRMHFIRILPGDKVTLELSPYDLTRGRITYRFK